One window of the Natronomonas marina genome contains the following:
- the arcS gene encoding archaeosine synthase subunit alpha — translation MTEYFEVHARDAAARRGEVRLAEPLGTPALVDDVLEDAGSRWHAAREMPDGEEGALTVLPHRALPPGTEQPVAEAFSPEYPDVDVPSAAVVSPATADDHGTDAYVLAGAPGYVGHAEAFVEAVVGVREAIPDDTALYLSGVATPANAATLVYAGVDLLDEKRARARGLEGFYLTTDGEAFLEDLEELPCACEACRGPVAEFSRADCADHNANLLRAELTRVRKRVADGRLRDYVEGQARQEAWLTATLRRLDQQYGYLEARTPVFRREELLASTDDALRRVEIQRFADRVTTRYRRRLDAPLVLLPCSARKPYSDSQSHEQFNRAVQWRGHVVSMTSPIGVVPNELETTYPAQHYDSVVTGRWTETEIEFVASVLERYLQRADYDRHVAHVPPEGYRDICERVEDSIGVEFEYTVEDHPTTEASLSNLDAALDGLDSYYKSEREAATVRAIADFQFGPGAGDEVFGPDARTEGRYPKLRVTEDGEQLATMVPQYGTLSLTPAGGRAWRDSDAPTKTVEIDDFVPSGSVLAPGVLDADASIRPGDEVVVEGPEAFAVGRATCHGEAMVESSRGIVVDVRHCEER, via the coding sequence ATGACCGAGTACTTCGAGGTGCACGCCCGCGACGCGGCGGCGCGGCGCGGCGAGGTGCGCCTCGCCGAACCCCTCGGGACGCCGGCGCTCGTCGACGACGTCCTCGAGGACGCCGGCAGTCGCTGGCACGCGGCCCGCGAGATGCCGGACGGCGAGGAGGGGGCCCTGACGGTGCTGCCCCACCGCGCGCTCCCGCCGGGCACCGAGCAACCGGTCGCCGAGGCGTTCTCCCCCGAGTACCCCGACGTCGACGTTCCGAGTGCGGCCGTCGTCTCACCGGCGACGGCCGACGACCACGGCACCGACGCCTACGTCCTGGCCGGCGCGCCCGGCTACGTCGGCCACGCCGAGGCGTTCGTCGAGGCCGTCGTCGGAGTCCGCGAGGCCATCCCCGACGACACGGCGCTGTATCTCTCCGGCGTCGCCACGCCGGCCAACGCCGCGACGCTGGTCTACGCCGGCGTCGACCTGCTGGACGAGAAGCGGGCCCGCGCCCGCGGGCTGGAGGGCTTCTACCTCACCACCGACGGCGAGGCGTTCCTCGAGGACCTCGAGGAGTTGCCCTGCGCCTGCGAGGCCTGCCGCGGGCCGGTCGCCGAGTTCTCGCGGGCGGACTGTGCCGACCACAACGCCAACCTCCTGCGGGCGGAACTGACCCGGGTGCGCAAGCGGGTCGCCGACGGCCGCCTCCGCGACTACGTCGAGGGGCAGGCCCGCCAGGAGGCGTGGCTGACCGCGACGCTCCGGCGACTCGACCAGCAGTACGGCTACCTGGAGGCCAGGACGCCCGTCTTCCGGCGGGAGGAACTGCTCGCCTCGACTGACGACGCGCTCCGCCGGGTCGAGATCCAGCGCTTCGCAGACCGGGTGACGACGCGCTACCGCCGCCGACTCGACGCGCCGCTGGTCCTGTTGCCGTGTTCGGCGCGCAAGCCCTACAGCGACTCGCAGAGTCACGAGCAGTTCAACCGGGCCGTCCAGTGGCGCGGCCACGTCGTCTCGATGACCTCCCCCATCGGCGTCGTGCCGAACGAACTGGAGACGACCTACCCGGCCCAGCACTACGACAGCGTCGTCACGGGGCGGTGGACCGAGACGGAAATCGAGTTCGTCGCGAGCGTCCTCGAGCGGTACCTCCAGCGGGCCGACTACGACCGCCACGTCGCCCACGTCCCCCCGGAGGGCTACCGCGACATCTGCGAGCGGGTCGAGGACTCCATCGGCGTCGAGTTCGAGTACACCGTCGAGGACCACCCGACGACCGAGGCGTCGCTTTCCAACCTCGATGCGGCCCTTGACGGTCTCGACAGCTACTACAAGAGCGAACGCGAGGCCGCGACGGTTCGGGCCATCGCGGACTTCCAGTTCGGGCCGGGCGCCGGCGACGAGGTGTTCGGCCCCGACGCACGGACGGAGGGCCGGTACCCGAAGCTACGGGTCACCGAGGACGGCGAGCAACTGGCGACGATGGTCCCGCAGTACGGCACGCTGTCGCTGACGCCGGCCGGCGGCCGCGCCTGGCGGGACAGCGACGCCCCGACGAAGACGGTCGAAATCGACGACTTCGTCCCGAGCGGCAGCGTCCTGGCGCCCGGCGTCCTCGACGCCGACGCCTCGATTCGGCCGGGCGACGAGGTGGTCGTCGAGGGACCGGAGGCCTTCGCCGTCGGGCGGGCGACCTGCCACGGCGAGGCGATGGTCGAGAGCTCCCGCGGTATCGTCGTCGACGTGCGGCACTGCGAGGAGCGGTAG